A DNA window from Paralichthys olivaceus isolate ysfri-2021 chromosome 11, ASM2471397v2, whole genome shotgun sequence contains the following coding sequences:
- the pipox gene encoding peroxisomal sarcosine oxidase encodes MSTTAEFDCVVIGAGVQGSFTAYQLAQNNQRTLLLEQFVLPHTRGSSHGQTRIIRKAYEQDFYTRMMEECYELWAQLEREAGVKLYRQTGLLVMGPENSENYQLFKSTLQKNKVPMVTLTPDNFSQHIPHVNLAEGDGAVVDVTAGVLYADRALKTVQGQFQKLGGIIRDKEKVTDIEPGPVVTVSTTAGVYRAKSVVITAGPWANRLLAHTGLQLPLEVVKINVCYWKEKVPGSYAAKQRFPCFLLTECEEAKEHIYGLPSNEYPGLMKICYHMGSETDPDQRDKQTDRSDIDILQHYIARCLPGLLPEPAVVESCMYTLTPDRHFVLDCHPTYSNIVIGAGFSGHGFKFGPIIGKLLCELSLGKVSSYDLSPFRIRRFEGKTKSAL; translated from the exons atgTCGACCACAGCTGAGTTTGACTGTGTCGTGATCGGGGCCGGGGTCCAGGGCTCGTTCACGGCCTATCAGCTGGCTCAGAACAACCAGAGGACTCTTCTGCTGGAGCAG TTCGTCCTGCCCCACACCAGAGGGAGCTCCCATGGCCAGACCCGCATCATCCGCAAGGCCTACGAGCAGGACTTCTACACCCGCATGATGGAGGAGTGCTACGAGCTGTGGGCGCAGCTGGAGAGGGAGGCAGGCGTCAAACTGTACAG ACAAACAGGGCTCCTGGTGATGGGACCAGAGAACAGTGAGAATTACCAGCTGTTCAAGAGCACCCTGCAGAAAAACAAGGTTCCTATGGTGACCCTGACCCCTGACAACTTCAGCCAGCACATCCCCCACGTCAACCTGGCGGAGGGAGACGGAGCGGTGGTGGACGTCACTGCTGGAGTTCTCTACGCTGATCGTGCTCTTAAAACTGTACAG GGGCAGTTTCAGAAGTTGGGTGGAATCataagagacaaagagaaggtCACAGACATCGAGCCTGGTCCTGTCGTCACCGTGTCGACCACTGCTGGAGTTTATCGAGCCAAGAGTGTGGTGATCACCGCTGGACCCTGGGCTAATAGACTCCTGGCCCACACTGGCTTACAGCTGCCACTAGAG GTGGTGAAGATCAACGTGTGCTACTGGAAGGAAAAGGTTCCGGGATCATATGCGGCGAAGCAGCGTTTTCCCTGCTTCTTGCTGACCGAGTGTGAGGAGGCCAAAGAACACATCTATGGCCTCCCCTCCAACGAGTACCCGGGCCTGATGAAG ATATGTTACCATATGGGCAGCGAAACAGACCCAGACCAGAGagacaagcagacagacaggtctgATATTGACATCCTCCAGCACTACATTGCCCGCTGTTTGCCTGGCCTGCTCCCTGAACCTGCAGTGGTGGAGAGCTGCATGTATACG ctGACGCCCGATCGTCACTTTGTGCTGGACTGCCACCCCACCTACAGTAACATTGTGATCGGAGCAGGATTCTCAG GACATGGCTTCAAGTTTGGACCAATCATCGGCAAGCTCCTGTGTGAACTCAGCCTGGGAAAAGTGTCCTCCTATGACCTTTCACCTTTCCGAATCAGACGCTTCGAAGGAAAGACCAAATCAGCTTTGTAG